One stretch of Nocardia fluminea DNA includes these proteins:
- the ppnP gene encoding pyrimidine/purine nucleoside phosphorylase: MSKFENVSVSKKANVYFDGKCVSYSLELPDGASVSVGVIQPSSLTFTTGAPEIMELVAGEANVTLAGTTEAVTYRAGESFKVPGDSSFDIEVVDTMHYVCYYG; this comes from the coding sequence GAGAACGTCTCCGTCAGCAAGAAGGCCAACGTCTACTTCGACGGCAAGTGCGTCAGCTACAGCCTCGAGTTGCCCGATGGCGCCTCGGTGTCGGTCGGCGTGATCCAGCCGTCGTCGCTCACCTTCACCACCGGCGCGCCGGAGATCATGGAACTGGTCGCGGGTGAGGCCAATGTGACCCTGGCCGGTACGACCGAGGCCGTCACCTACCGTGCGGGCGAGTCGTTCAAGGTCCCTGGCGACAGCTCGTTCGACATCGAGGTCGTCGACACCATGCACTACGTCTGCTACTACGGCTGA